GCATTCAAAAGCTCTAAGTCCacccttgaaataataccttacaagataaaattatgaaaaattttaagaaatatttataaattacatcacaataagtatatttatatattaaatatatctaaaatttctatatatgtaatatcGGATTGGTTtgatttcggtttgactttctttagttaaaaccaaatcaaatcaattatggtcgggttttttttccaacaccaaactaTAGCCGgattttttttctcgatttgactcggattatcggattAGTGTGGTTTGttggtttcctttgtacacccctagtggcAAACATATGTGCACGTGTGTTACTGTGAGCTTTTAAGGCCCTGTGGTTGTTTCATTTTTGTTCGTTGTTATTGCCATTGTTATCACTAGTTTAATAGTTATTCCATTCCATATGCACAATATTTAGTATTTATTTTCAATTTGTCACCTTCTAACAAGGTTCCTTTCACAAATAATTAATGTCTTGGAAATTAGGAATATTTCAGAGCGTACCTCACAGGGTCCCACTAGCCAAGCGAAGAAGACTGTGGTGAAAGCAGCGCAATACTCTCTTGCCCACTTAGATTGTGGTAGTACCATCTTCATCTGTTTAGCAATACCAACATTAATTTCCATGTTATTGctttagtttatatatatatatctataggAACAGCAGGTAATAAGTGagataataatataaaaataagaCAAGTTACTGATACAtgtttaataatgtaaaaattcattataacgtccacatatatatatatatatatatatatatatattttttaatttcgcTAGAAAAAAGCAAATGTATTAATGAAGTATAGTATTCAAGTAACAAGCTACAAGAATTTTCACGTTTTACTTCTCGATTATTTTTAAACATCACCAACATGTCATCCCGAGTCATGACTACCAATATTGTGTAAAGGCATAATAATTACCGATTTGTTGGATAGGAAAATATTTTAAGCAACTTGTTTTATGTGCTCTTTCTGTCTTTGTCCCATTACCTAataatttctgttttttttaaagaaaaatatagaCGGGCCATGGAGCAGTGGTTGCCTTTAAATAATACTCCTACGAAATAATAATAGCATTAAAAAGGGGGTTTTCCAGTTGGAAGTGCAATTGGGTGATAGAAGTTAATAACAAGAAAGGATCGATGATAAAACCAAAGTTATCAGATATGAAGCTGTACTTGGAAACGAGAAGCATCTAACTTTTGTCCTACTGCCTAAATATTAACGTGCATGTTATAAAATTGCAGGGATAATTTCATAGATGTTTACTCTAACATTCATTTTATTGCGCCAAAGTCACTAATCTGTTCGCTCAATTTTGCCTAAATATCACAGAAAGTCACTAAATAATTTTTATGTAACACAAAATTCACTATAACTTTGCTTATGTATCATATAAAATGTCTCTTTTATTTCCTCCTAATGACCTTCTATGATATTAGGCAAAAGTTGAGTATCGTTTTTGTTATAAAAAGTAATTTAATAacttttgtggtatttttgtaagGTGATTAATTTTTTCgtaacaaaaaatataatttaataaCTTTAGTACAATAAAGTGAGTTTAGTGTCCATTCATAAAACTGACTCAGAAATTACACTAAGAAATGATGATAATACGAAcatgtttaaaaaaaaagataaaaaagtaAACACGTTAAAAATTGGATTTAAATTATATAGACGATAGTGTAGAAGAAAAGTTTATGATAGTGTAAAAGAAAGTTTTCATTAGTAGTGTAATATTAAAGGAGGAGTTGTTTTCAAAGGtgaattaagaaagaaaaaaaaaaagacatgaaCTTACCAGGGAAAGAATAGGCATAGGGAATGCCCTTTGAAGAGCATCAACAACAATATTTACTTGACGCCTTGAGTTAAAGTTGCTATACACCATCGTTGCAGCCTCCGCCAACCCTTCATATCCACTCTTATTGTTTCTTAATCCTAtaaattaattttagaaaaaaaaacattaaATAAGATAAATTAAAGGAGCTAGAGAGATCGACTAGTATCTTAATTTACCTGTGGTAGCTTGTATGCTTTGAGAGAGATGATTAATGGCGAGACGATCGAACCAATTATCTTTGTAAACATTTTTGGAACAACTGGTTGTGGTTGTTTCTGCATTATGATTTTGATTATTTGCTGGTAGCTTCGTTAATATGGAGCATAGTGGATATggtatttttttgtatttataaGTATTCATCTTATGTCTGTTTCTAATGGATGCTGTTGAAAAGCTACGGTAGGGTAGAACAAGATTTGCCTCcatgagaaagagagagagagagagtgagaaaAACGCTCCTTGTGATGAATAGCAACTTTAATTTGGATTAGTAGAGGAATATAAATGATACCACAAATTAGgggtacaaaggaaaccgacaaaccgcaccaacccgataatccgagtcaaatcgagaaaaaaacctcactatggtttggtttggtttgatttggtttggtgttggaataaaaaacccgaccataattgggtTGAGTTGGTTTTAActaagaaagtcaaaccgaaaccaaaccaacccgacattacatatataaattttttagatatatttaatatataaatatacctattgtgatgtaatttataaatatttcttagaaaatttcataattttatcttttaaggtattatttcaaggttggacttagaacttttgaattctccaataagttttatagccattaata
This genomic stretch from Nicotiana sylvestris chromosome 9, ASM39365v2, whole genome shotgun sequence harbors:
- the LOC104217305 gene encoding beta-carotene isomerase D27, chloroplastic produces the protein MEANLVLPYRSFSTASIRNRHKMNTYKYKKIPYPLCSILTKLPANNQNHNAETTTTSCSKNVYKDNWFDRLAINHLSQSIQATTGLRNNKSGYEGLAEAATMVYSNFNSRRQVNIVVDALQRAFPMPILSLMKMVLPQSKWAREYCAAFTTVFFAWLVGPCEVKESEFKGRKENTVVHIKKCRFLEETNCVGMCTNLCKMPSQLFIKDTLGMPVNMVPNFDDMSCEMIFGQDPPQPDTDPAFVQPCYKLCKLSNKHQRDCNSQVKRKDEEIS